Proteins encoded within one genomic window of Amycolatopsis sp. 2-15:
- the soxR gene encoding redox-sensitive transcriptional activator SoxR, which yields MTRLAEHLSIGQVAERSGVPHTALRFYEDKGLITSERSAGNQRRYPRSVLRRIAFIRAAQRVGLSLEDISGALATLPADHAPTKADWARLSREWQHELDARIDALQRLRDRLTGCVGCGCLSLRSCSLYNADDELARFGPGASKLRPVSEGGI from the coding sequence ATGACGAGGTTGGCGGAGCACTTGAGCATCGGGCAGGTCGCCGAACGCAGCGGCGTCCCGCACACGGCCCTGCGGTTCTACGAGGACAAGGGGCTCATCACGTCCGAGCGCTCGGCGGGCAACCAGCGCCGCTACCCGCGTTCGGTGCTGCGGCGGATCGCCTTCATCCGGGCGGCGCAGCGCGTCGGCCTTTCACTGGAGGACATCAGCGGCGCCCTCGCGACGCTGCCCGCCGACCACGCACCCACCAAAGCCGACTGGGCGCGGCTCTCGCGCGAGTGGCAGCACGAGCTCGACGCGCGCATCGACGCGTTGCAGCGCCTGCGCGACCGGCTCACCGGCTGCGTCGGCTGCGGCTGCCTGTCGCTGCGCAGCTGCAGCCTGTACAACGCCGACGACGAGCTGGCCCGCTTCGGGCCCGGGGCGAGCAAGCTGCGTCCGGTGTCCGAGGGCGGGATCTAA
- a CDS encoding RNA 2'-phosphotransferase: MDEKHMIRVSKRLSHHLRHEPEAIGLTLDAAGWVGVDELLAALGTHGARVSRADLAEVVERNNKQRFAFDGSGQRIRANQGHSVSVELGLERLAPPEVLYHGTATRFLPAIYSEGLRPMRRHAVHLSAAVETALAVGARHGRPVVLRVAAADMAAAGHEFQRSENGVWLTAAVAPEYLTEN; encoded by the coding sequence ATGGACGAGAAACACATGATCCGCGTCTCCAAGCGGCTTTCCCACCACCTCCGTCACGAACCCGAAGCGATCGGCCTCACGCTCGACGCCGCCGGCTGGGTCGGGGTCGACGAGCTGCTGGCAGCATTGGGCACCCACGGCGCGCGGGTGAGCCGGGCCGATCTGGCGGAAGTGGTGGAGCGCAACAACAAACAGCGCTTCGCCTTCGACGGGAGCGGACAACGGATCCGCGCGAACCAGGGCCACAGCGTCAGCGTCGAGCTGGGTCTGGAGCGCCTCGCTCCGCCCGAGGTCCTCTACCACGGCACCGCGACGCGCTTCCTGCCCGCGATCTACTCGGAAGGACTGCGGCCGATGCGCCGCCACGCCGTGCACCTGTCGGCCGCCGTCGAAACCGCGCTCGCGGTCGGCGCCCGGCACGGGCGTCCGGTGGTGCTCCGCGTTGCTGCAGCCGACATGGCCGCCGCGGGGCACGAGTTCCAGCGCAGCGAGAACGGCGTGTGGCTGACCGCCGCCGTCGCGCCGGAGTACCTGACGGAGAACTAG
- a CDS encoding IS701 family transposase has translation MVTDWSARFAAFAGRFAERFSRVEPRRQMVFYLRGLLAEAERKNGWTLAEMAGETGPQGMQRLLNFYAWDAEGMRDDVRTAVVDVLGDAERGVLIADETGFVKKGTKSAGVARQYSGTAGRIENSQIGVFLAYASDRGRALIDRELYLPKEWIADRGRCAAAGIPDDVGFATKPELAQLMVERALAARIPFAWFTADEAYGQVGRLRLWLEEHDIAHVLAVPKSQMVISMDLRQRRVHAVIADVDPATWQRLSCGDGAHGQRIYDWAAVDIRPLRRPGVDHWLLARRSVSDPTETAYYICFGPADTDIHELVRVAGSRWAIEESFQTAKNETGLDHYQVRRYQAWYRHITLSMAAAAFLVITRDAAKKGDLHPV, from the coding sequence ATGGTGACGGACTGGTCGGCGCGTTTCGCTGCGTTCGCGGGGCGGTTCGCGGAGCGGTTTTCGCGGGTGGAGCCGCGGCGGCAAATGGTTTTCTACCTGCGGGGACTGCTGGCGGAAGCCGAGCGTAAGAACGGCTGGACCCTGGCAGAGATGGCGGGCGAGACGGGTCCGCAGGGCATGCAGCGGCTGCTGAACTTCTATGCCTGGGACGCCGAGGGCATGCGTGATGATGTGCGCACTGCGGTGGTCGACGTGCTCGGGGACGCCGAACGCGGCGTGTTGATCGCCGACGAGACCGGATTCGTGAAGAAGGGCACGAAATCCGCCGGCGTGGCGCGCCAGTATTCGGGCACGGCCGGGCGGATCGAGAATTCGCAGATCGGCGTGTTCTTGGCGTACGCCTCGGATCGGGGGCGGGCTTTGATCGATCGCGAGTTGTACCTGCCGAAAGAGTGGATCGCGGATCGGGGAAGGTGCGCTGCAGCCGGTATTCCGGACGACGTCGGATTCGCGACCAAGCCCGAACTGGCACAACTGATGGTGGAACGCGCGCTCGCCGCGAGAATCCCGTTTGCATGGTTCACCGCCGATGAAGCCTATGGGCAGGTCGGGCGGCTACGGCTCTGGCTGGAAGAGCACGACATCGCGCATGTGCTGGCAGTACCCAAGTCCCAAATGGTGATTTCCATGGATCTGCGGCAACGACGCGTCCACGCCGTCATCGCGGACGTCGACCCGGCCACCTGGCAGCGTCTGTCCTGCGGCGATGGCGCCCACGGGCAACGGATCTACGATTGGGCCGCCGTCGACATCCGCCCCCTGCGCCGACCAGGAGTCGACCACTGGCTGCTGGCCCGCCGCTCAGTCAGCGACCCCACCGAGACCGCCTACTACATTTGCTTCGGCCCCGCCGACACCGACATCCACGAACTGGTGCGCGTCGCCGGAAGCCGCTGGGCAATCGAAGAAAGTTTCCAAACCGCGAAGAACGAAACAGGGCTCGACCACTACCAGGTCCGCCGATACCAAGCATGGTATCGGCACATCACCCTCTCCATGGCGGCGGCGGCATTCCTCGTCATCACCCGAGACGCCGCGAAAAAAGGGGATCTGCACCCGGTCTGA
- a CDS encoding transposase gives MHDRGITAVIPEPADQAGHRTRPGSRGGRPPAFDSVDYRGRNVVERRFNLLKQWRGLATRYDKLVIVYRSAVVLHAVVTWAKALSDTP, from the coding sequence TTGCATGACCGCGGCATCACCGCGGTGATCCCCGAGCCGGCTGATCAGGCCGGGCACCGCACACGCCCCGGTTCCCGCGGCGGGCGTCCACCCGCCTTCGACTCGGTTGACTACCGCGGCCGCAACGTCGTCGAGCGACGGTTCAACTTGCTCAAGCAGTGGCGGGGTCTGGCTACTCGCTACGACAAGCTCGTCATCGTCTACCGATCAGCGGTCGTCCTGCATGCCGTGGTCACTTGGGCCAAGGCATTGTCAGACACGCCCTAG
- a CDS encoding transposase: MSRFQLLSDDQWALIEDLLPVRTGKQGRPFSDARSMVEGIIYRYRCGIAWRDVPEGFGPWQTIWTWHRRMAGDGTWDTVLQRLLTAADAAGLVDWSVSVDSTIARAHQHATNIARPTGGWVELHGSAERAA, from the coding sequence GTGTCGCGGTTTCAGTTGCTCTCAGACGACCAGTGGGCCCTGATCGAGGACCTGCTCCCGGTCCGCACCGGCAAACAAGGCAGACCGTTCTCCGATGCAAGGTCAATGGTCGAAGGGATCATCTACCGCTATCGCTGCGGGATCGCGTGGCGGGACGTGCCCGAGGGTTTCGGTCCGTGGCAGACGATCTGGACCTGGCACCGCAGGATGGCCGGCGACGGAACCTGGGACACCGTGCTGCAACGCCTGCTCACCGCAGCAGACGCGGCCGGACTGGTCGACTGGTCAGTGTCAGTGGATTCCACGATCGCGCGGGCGCATCAGCACGCCACCAACATCGCCCGCCCCACAGGGGGCTGGGTCGAACTACACGGATCTGCTGAGCGAGCCGCCTGA
- a CDS encoding TetR/AcrR family transcriptional regulator, whose translation MTTAAPAEDTRTRLLGTALRLFAEHGVEGTSLQMIADALGVTKAAVYYHFKTKAEITEAVAAPAIRELDHIVSEAAKQRRRGTQVDYLLEGFVDLVVRHRVLVALFSSDPGINRAIENSTRGMEGFKNALIDILAGPEPDISSRVAALVTLTGLAMTGGSPDIAQLDDESLRRELVDVGRRLLGRPRRHHD comes from the coding sequence ATGACTACCGCCGCCCCGGCAGAGGACACTCGGACGCGGCTGCTCGGCACCGCGCTGCGGCTGTTCGCCGAACACGGTGTGGAGGGCACGTCGCTGCAGATGATCGCCGACGCGCTCGGGGTGACCAAGGCGGCCGTGTACTACCACTTCAAGACCAAGGCGGAGATCACCGAGGCCGTCGCGGCGCCCGCCATCCGCGAGCTCGACCACATCGTGTCGGAGGCCGCGAAACAACGCCGCCGCGGCACGCAGGTCGACTACCTGCTCGAGGGCTTCGTGGATCTGGTGGTGCGCCACCGCGTGCTCGTCGCGCTGTTCTCCAGTGACCCGGGTATCAACCGTGCGATCGAGAACTCGACGCGCGGGATGGAGGGCTTCAAGAACGCCCTCATCGACATCCTGGCCGGGCCTGAGCCCGACATCTCCTCACGGGTGGCGGCGCTGGTCACGCTCACCGGCCTCGCCATGACGGGCGGCTCGCCGGACATCGCACAGCTCGACGACGAAAGCCTGCGCCGCGAGCTCGTCGACGTCGGTCGCCGGCTGCTCGGCCGGCCCCGTCGCCACCACGACTAG
- a CDS encoding MMPL family transporter yields the protein MATFLYRLGRLSFRRGALVSAVWAAVLVALGVGALTLSGQLSDSVTIPGTESQQAIDQLQAKFPQAAAGGATARVVIAAPQGHTVTDAAGKAAVESTVASLKTAPKVASVADPFQAKSISPDGRVALAQVSYQVKGFELTNSDRQALLESANGAKQRGFEVEFGGDAVQAMPATGATEGLGVAVAAVVLIITFGSLLAAGIPLLTALIGVGIGMAGIMLASGSLELNSNTPVLALMIGLAVGIDYALFIVSRYRHELSIGREPEEAAGRAAGTAGSAVVFAGLTVIIALAGLTVVGIPFLGQMGIAAAATVAIAVLIALTLLPAILGFAGTRVLGGRIRLRRKTDRASHGERWARFVARHRWPVLLTALAGLVVVAIPALSMQLGLPNDSTAPPDSTQRKAYDLVSESFGAGANGPLLVVVDTGVNHDPEALKQAVAGIGTLPDVAGVTPPRVNADGDTALLTVIPKSGPSSKQTENLVAAIRAQSEPLHETTGASLAVTGQTAANSDVSEKLSDAMIPYLALIVGLAFILLMLVFRSIVVPLKATLGFLGSVVATFGAAVAVFQWGWLTDLLGVASTGPIMSMLPILLIGVLFGLAMDYQVFLVTRMREEHVHGADPAEAMVTGFRHGSRVVTAAALIMISVFAGFVLAESTLIQSIGFALAFGVLVDAFVIRMTIVPAVMSLLGRHAWWLPRGLHRVLPNVDVEGEGLATALEAPGSRSDDEREPARV from the coding sequence GTGGCGACATTTCTGTACCGGCTCGGCCGATTGTCGTTCCGGCGCGGCGCCCTCGTCTCGGCCGTGTGGGCGGCCGTGCTCGTGGCGCTGGGCGTCGGTGCGCTCACACTGTCCGGCCAGCTCTCGGACTCGGTGACGATTCCCGGGACCGAGTCCCAGCAGGCGATCGACCAGCTCCAGGCGAAGTTTCCGCAGGCGGCGGCCGGTGGCGCGACCGCGCGGGTCGTGATCGCGGCCCCGCAGGGCCACACCGTGACCGACGCCGCCGGCAAGGCCGCGGTCGAGTCGACGGTGGCGAGCCTCAAGACGGCCCCGAAGGTCGCGAGCGTGGCCGACCCGTTCCAGGCGAAGTCGATCTCACCGGACGGCCGCGTGGCGCTCGCCCAGGTGAGTTACCAGGTCAAGGGCTTCGAGCTCACGAACAGCGACCGCCAGGCGCTGCTCGAGAGCGCGAACGGGGCCAAGCAGCGCGGTTTCGAAGTCGAGTTCGGCGGCGACGCGGTGCAGGCGATGCCCGCCACCGGCGCCACCGAGGGCCTCGGCGTGGCCGTGGCGGCCGTCGTGCTGATCATCACGTTCGGGTCACTGCTGGCCGCCGGCATCCCGTTGCTCACCGCGCTGATCGGCGTCGGCATCGGCATGGCGGGCATCATGCTGGCCTCGGGCTCGCTCGAGCTGAACTCCAACACTCCGGTGCTGGCCCTGATGATCGGGCTCGCCGTGGGCATCGACTACGCGTTGTTCATCGTCTCCCGCTACCGGCACGAGCTCAGCATCGGGCGAGAACCCGAGGAGGCCGCGGGCCGGGCCGCGGGCACGGCCGGGTCCGCCGTGGTGTTCGCCGGGCTCACCGTGATCATCGCGCTGGCCGGGCTCACCGTGGTCGGCATCCCGTTCCTCGGCCAGATGGGCATCGCCGCGGCCGCGACCGTCGCGATCGCCGTACTCATCGCGCTCACGCTGCTGCCGGCCATTCTCGGTTTCGCCGGTACCCGGGTGCTGGGCGGCCGCATTCGCTTGCGCCGCAAGACGGACAGGGCTTCGCACGGCGAGCGCTGGGCGCGGTTCGTCGCCCGGCACCGCTGGCCCGTGCTGCTCACCGCGCTCGCCGGCCTCGTCGTGGTGGCGATCCCGGCGCTGAGCATGCAGCTCGGCCTGCCCAACGACAGCACCGCGCCGCCGGATTCCACGCAGCGCAAGGCCTACGACCTCGTGAGCGAGAGCTTCGGCGCCGGCGCCAACGGCCCGCTGCTCGTCGTCGTCGACACCGGTGTGAACCACGACCCCGAGGCGCTGAAGCAGGCCGTCGCGGGCATCGGCACGCTGCCCGACGTCGCCGGGGTCACACCGCCACGCGTGAACGCCGACGGGGACACCGCGCTGCTGACCGTGATCCCGAAGAGCGGGCCGAGCAGCAAACAGACCGAGAACCTGGTGGCGGCGATCCGCGCGCAGTCCGAGCCGCTGCACGAGACCACGGGTGCGAGCCTCGCCGTGACCGGCCAGACGGCCGCGAACAGCGACGTGTCCGAGAAGCTGTCCGACGCGATGATCCCCTACCTCGCGCTGATCGTCGGCCTCGCGTTCATCCTGCTGATGCTGGTGTTCCGCTCGATCGTGGTGCCGCTGAAGGCGACGCTCGGCTTCCTCGGCTCGGTGGTCGCGACGTTCGGCGCCGCGGTCGCGGTGTTCCAGTGGGGCTGGCTGACCGACCTGCTCGGCGTCGCGTCGACCGGGCCGATCATGAGCATGCTGCCGATCCTGCTCATCGGTGTCCTCTTCGGACTCGCGATGGACTACCAGGTGTTCCTGGTGACGCGGATGCGCGAGGAGCACGTGCACGGCGCCGACCCGGCCGAAGCCATGGTCACCGGCTTCCGCCACGGCTCGCGTGTGGTCACGGCCGCGGCCCTGATCATGATCAGCGTGTTCGCGGGCTTCGTGCTGGCGGAGTCGACGCTGATCCAGTCGATCGGGTTCGCGCTCGCGTTCGGTGTGCTGGTGGACGCGTTCGTGATCCGGATGACGATCGTGCCGGCCGTGATGTCGCTGCTCGGGCGCCACGCCTGGTGGCTGCCGCGCGGCCTGCACAGGGTGCTGCCGAACGTCGACGTGGAAGGTGAGGGCCTGGCCACGGCGCTCGAAGCGCCCGGCAGCCGCAGTGACGACGAGCGCGAGCCCGCTCGAGTGTGA
- a CDS encoding GNAT family N-acetyltransferase, which produces MSGTPDSEIVLTPLDEEALVRLLDVAVEGADPLEVLPPMDGPPGWTPERREAFLVFHRRVSLDPETATTTAWTIQVGSTIVGGARLHPVHRGKSVEIEAQVWVARWARGRGIGKWVTETLIDAAREGGGGRYVASTTTDNKAAQRLMKSVGANVDLHDGGVDSHLEI; this is translated from the coding sequence GTGAGCGGAACGCCCGATTCGGAGATCGTCCTGACCCCTCTCGACGAGGAGGCGTTGGTCCGGCTGCTCGACGTCGCGGTCGAGGGCGCCGACCCACTTGAGGTGCTGCCGCCGATGGACGGCCCACCGGGCTGGACCCCTGAGCGGCGCGAGGCGTTCCTGGTGTTCCACCGACGGGTTTCGCTCGACCCGGAGACGGCGACCACCACCGCTTGGACCATCCAGGTCGGCAGCACCATCGTCGGCGGCGCGCGGCTGCACCCCGTCCACCGTGGCAAATCGGTCGAGATCGAGGCCCAGGTCTGGGTTGCCCGCTGGGCCCGGGGCCGCGGGATCGGCAAGTGGGTCACCGAGACCCTGATCGACGCGGCCCGCGAAGGCGGCGGCGGCCGGTACGTCGCTTCGACCACCACGGACAACAAGGCGGCACAACGCCTGATGAAATCCGTCGGCGCGAATGTCGACCTGCACGATGGCGGAGTCGACTCGCACCTCGAGATCTAG
- the hisB gene encoding imidazoleglycerol-phosphate dehydratase HisB, with translation MTRIGKVERTTKESSILVQLDLDGTGQVEISTGVPFYDHMLTAFGVHGSLNLKVEATGDLHIDAHHTVEDTAIVLGQALRQALGDKSGIRRFGDAWIPMDETLAHAAIDVSGRPYCVHVGEPEQFNTFTIGNNYPFVLTRHVFDSLSFHAQIALHVRVIHGRDPHHIAEAEYKAVARALRAATEPDPRAGGIPSTKGVL, from the coding sequence ATGACCCGCATCGGCAAGGTGGAACGCACGACCAAGGAGTCGTCGATCCTGGTCCAGCTGGACCTCGACGGCACCGGCCAGGTCGAGATCTCCACCGGCGTGCCGTTCTACGACCACATGCTCACGGCGTTCGGCGTGCACGGTTCGTTGAACCTCAAGGTCGAGGCCACCGGCGACCTCCACATCGACGCGCACCACACCGTCGAGGACACCGCCATCGTCCTGGGGCAGGCGCTGCGCCAGGCCCTGGGCGACAAGAGCGGCATCCGCCGCTTCGGCGACGCGTGGATCCCCATGGACGAAACCCTGGCCCACGCGGCGATCGACGTCTCGGGCCGGCCGTACTGCGTGCACGTGGGCGAGCCGGAGCAGTTCAACACCTTCACGATCGGCAACAACTACCCGTTCGTGCTCACGCGCCACGTGTTCGACTCGCTGTCGTTCCACGCGCAGATCGCGCTGCACGTGCGCGTGATCCACGGCCGCGACCCGCACCACATCGCGGAGGCGGAGTACAAGGCCGTCGCGCGGGCTCTGCGCGCGGCTACGGAACCCGACCCGCGCGCGGGCGGGATCCCCTCCACCAAGGGCGTTCTGTAG
- a CDS encoding histidinol-phosphate transaminase: MTEETPAVPGAEVTLDALPLREDLRGKSPYGAPQLDVPVRLNTNENPYPPPPELVADVAEAVRAEAASLHRYPDRDAVALRTELADYLTVSTRVVLSEANVWAANGSNEILQQILQAFGGPGRSALGFEPSYSMHPIISSGTRTEWVPVPRRPDFTLDTARAAELVAERQPDIVFVTSPNNPTGGSIPLEQLRGVLEAAPGIVVVDEAYAEFSSQPSAVQLIAEYPAKLIVSRTMSKAFAFAGGRLGYLAAAPAIVDALQLVRLPYHLSKLTQASARAALRHADATLATVHKLSAERDRVVEALLGLGFTPVPSDANFVLFGPFADAKASWQSYLDHGVLIRDVGIEGHLRVTIGTPEENDAFLEASKEVPR, translated from the coding sequence ATGACCGAGGAGACCCCGGCCGTGCCCGGCGCCGAAGTGACCCTCGACGCCCTGCCGCTGCGCGAGGACCTGCGCGGCAAGAGCCCGTACGGCGCGCCGCAGCTCGACGTGCCCGTGCGGCTCAACACCAACGAGAACCCGTATCCGCCGCCACCCGAGCTGGTGGCCGACGTGGCCGAGGCCGTGCGCGCCGAAGCCGCTTCGCTGCACCGCTATCCGGACCGCGACGCCGTCGCGCTGCGCACCGAGCTCGCCGACTACCTCACGGTGTCGACGCGCGTGGTGCTGTCGGAGGCGAACGTGTGGGCCGCCAATGGGTCCAACGAGATCCTGCAGCAGATCCTGCAGGCCTTCGGCGGGCCGGGCCGCAGCGCGCTCGGCTTCGAACCGTCGTACTCGATGCACCCGATCATCTCTTCCGGCACACGCACGGAGTGGGTGCCGGTGCCGCGCCGGCCCGACTTCACGCTCGACACCGCGCGCGCCGCCGAGCTGGTGGCCGAGCGGCAGCCGGACATCGTGTTCGTGACGAGCCCGAACAACCCCACGGGCGGGTCGATCCCGCTGGAGCAGCTGCGCGGGGTCCTCGAAGCCGCGCCGGGCATCGTCGTCGTGGACGAGGCCTACGCCGAGTTCTCCTCGCAGCCCAGCGCGGTCCAGCTGATCGCCGAGTACCCGGCGAAGCTGATCGTCTCGCGCACGATGAGCAAGGCGTTCGCCTTCGCCGGCGGACGGCTGGGTTACCTCGCGGCCGCGCCGGCCATCGTCGACGCCCTGCAGCTCGTGCGCCTGCCCTACCACCTGTCCAAGCTCACGCAGGCGTCCGCGCGCGCCGCCCTGCGCCACGCCGACGCCACGCTCGCCACCGTCCACAAGCTCTCCGCCGAACGCGACCGCGTGGTGGAAGCCTTGCTGGGCCTCGGGTTCACGCCGGTGCCGAGCGACGCGAACTTCGTCCTCTTCGGACCGTTCGCCGATGCGAAGGCGAGCTGGCAGTCCTACCTGGACCACGGCGTGCTGATCCGCGACGTCGGCATCGAAGGCCACCTGCGCGTGACCATCGGCACCCCGGAAGAGAACGACGCGTTCCTCGAGGCGAGTAAGGAAGTACCGCGATGA
- the hisD gene encoding histidinol dehydrogenase: MLNRTDLRGQVPTAAELRAALPRAEYDVDAALHHVRPVVEAVRDRGVEAVLEYTERFDKVRPASVRVPGGELTKALEALDPQVRAALEESITRARKVHADQRRQDVTTQVVPGGTVTERWVPVERVGLYAPGGLAVYPSTVVMNVVPAQLAGVRSLVVCSPPQAAFGGLPHPTILAAAALLGVDEVWAVGGAQAVALLAYGGTDTDGAELAPVDIVTGPGNIYLTAAKRMVRGVIGIDSEAGPTEIAILADETADPVHVAADLISQAEHDPLAASVLVTTSEELADAVDKQLAERVAATKHSERVGQALGGKQSGIILVSTVDDGLRVVDAYAAEHLEIQTAHAREVAGRVRNAGAVFVGAYAPVSLGDYCAGSNHVLPTGGFARHSSGLSVQSFLKGIHVVDYSEDALREVAGRVVALADAEDLPAHGEAVTARFAGEGR; this comes from the coding sequence ATGCTGAACCGCACCGACCTGCGTGGGCAGGTCCCGACCGCCGCCGAACTGCGCGCCGCCCTGCCGCGCGCCGAATACGACGTGGACGCGGCGCTGCATCACGTTCGGCCGGTGGTGGAGGCGGTCCGCGACCGCGGTGTGGAGGCCGTCCTCGAGTACACCGAGCGGTTCGACAAGGTCCGGCCCGCCTCGGTGCGCGTGCCCGGGGGCGAGCTCACCAAGGCCCTCGAAGCGCTGGACCCGCAGGTGCGCGCCGCGCTCGAGGAGTCGATCACGCGCGCCCGCAAGGTGCACGCCGACCAGCGCCGCCAGGACGTGACCACGCAGGTGGTCCCCGGTGGCACCGTCACCGAGCGCTGGGTGCCGGTGGAGCGCGTGGGGCTGTACGCGCCGGGCGGGCTGGCCGTGTACCCGTCCACCGTGGTCATGAACGTCGTCCCCGCGCAGCTCGCGGGGGTGCGCTCGCTGGTGGTCTGTTCGCCCCCGCAGGCGGCCTTCGGCGGCCTGCCGCACCCGACGATCCTCGCGGCCGCCGCGCTGCTGGGCGTCGACGAGGTGTGGGCAGTCGGCGGCGCGCAGGCCGTGGCGCTGCTCGCGTACGGCGGCACGGACACCGACGGCGCCGAGCTCGCGCCCGTGGACATCGTCACCGGTCCGGGCAACATCTACCTCACCGCCGCCAAGCGCATGGTGCGCGGCGTGATCGGCATCGACTCCGAAGCCGGGCCCACCGAGATCGCGATCCTCGCCGACGAGACGGCCGACCCGGTCCACGTGGCGGCCGACCTGATCAGCCAGGCCGAACACGACCCGCTCGCGGCCAGTGTGCTGGTCACCACGTCGGAGGAACTGGCCGACGCCGTGGACAAGCAGCTCGCCGAGCGCGTCGCGGCCACCAAGCACAGCGAACGGGTCGGGCAGGCGCTGGGCGGCAAGCAGTCGGGGATCATCCTGGTGTCCACTGTGGACGACGGCCTGCGCGTGGTCGACGCCTACGCCGCCGAGCACCTCGAGATCCAGACCGCCCACGCCCGGGAGGTCGCCGGCCGCGTGCGCAACGCGGGCGCGGTGTTCGTCGGAGCCTACGCTCCGGTGTCGCTGGGCGACTACTGCGCCGGCTCCAACCACGTGCTGCCCACCGGCGGCTTCGCGCGCCACTCCTCGGGCCTGTCGGTGCAGAGCTTCCTCAAGGGCATCCACGTGGTCGACTACAGCGAGGACGCGCTGCGCGAGGTCGCCGGCCGCGTCGTCGCGCTGGCCGACGCCGAGGACCTGCCCGCCCACGGCGAGGCCGTGACCGCGCGGTTCGCGGGGGAGGGCCGATGA
- a CDS encoding carbon-nitrogen hydrolase family protein: MPRIALCQLNSGDDPEDNLKLVRSGVEAAAADGARIVVFPEATMARFGRPLAPVAQPLDGPWASAVSAIASDHDVLIVAGMFTPADDGRVRNTLLITGLGQRLGYDKIHLYDAFGFAESDTVAPGEVPVTFEVEGTVFGVATCYDMRFPELFRRLADDGADIVLVPTSWGAGEGKLDQWRVLVRARALDSGCWVVGCGQADPAVSGIEVNPKAPTGIGHSVVADGFGRVLVELGDGPEMVVVELDPGVAGKARGATGALANRRL; this comes from the coding sequence GTGCCGCGGATCGCGTTGTGCCAGCTGAACTCGGGCGACGATCCGGAGGACAACCTGAAACTGGTTCGCTCCGGCGTCGAGGCCGCCGCGGCGGACGGCGCCCGGATCGTCGTGTTCCCCGAGGCGACGATGGCGCGCTTCGGCCGGCCCCTGGCGCCGGTCGCGCAGCCGCTGGACGGGCCGTGGGCCTCGGCGGTGTCGGCGATCGCTTCGGATCATGACGTGTTGATCGTGGCGGGGATGTTCACGCCGGCCGACGACGGGCGGGTCCGCAACACGCTGCTGATCACCGGGCTCGGGCAGCGGCTGGGGTACGACAAGATCCATCTGTACGACGCGTTCGGGTTCGCGGAGTCGGACACGGTGGCGCCGGGGGAGGTGCCGGTGACCTTTGAGGTCGAGGGCACGGTGTTCGGGGTCGCGACGTGTTACGACATGCGGTTTCCGGAGCTGTTCCGGCGGCTGGCGGATGACGGTGCGGACATCGTGCTGGTTCCGACGTCGTGGGGTGCGGGTGAGGGGAAGCTGGATCAGTGGCGGGTGCTGGTGCGGGCGCGGGCGTTGGATTCCGGGTGTTGGGTTGTGGGGTGTGGGCAGGCTGATCCTGCTGTGTCCGGGATCGAGGTGAACCCGAAGGCGCCGACGGGGATTGGGCATTCCGTGGTGGCGGACGGGTTTGGGCGGGTGCTGGTGGAGTTGGGGGATGGACCGGAGATGGTGGTGGTGGAGCTGGATCCGGGGGTGGCGGGGAAGGCTCGGGGGGCTACTGGGGCGTTGGCTAATCGGAGGTTGTGA
- a CDS encoding response regulator, with protein sequence MTDAGGASEGAADLIRVGVIEDHPLYRDAVARVLTEAPDIELGAVADSVARFAVQEQPAGSVVVLDLKLRGVQDAAAVLEVGHMGHKVLVVSAHAEQPEVLGAMQAGAKGFLSKDVDGDELLRAIRTIAQDNAYVSPTLAGMIIQDSEDRHAGPKIVLSEREKQVLRLVAAGERDVDVAEILNISVRTVRSYLDRIRDKTGERRRAGFVRVAIREGLLR encoded by the coding sequence ATGACCGACGCTGGGGGAGCCTCGGAGGGTGCCGCCGATCTGATTCGCGTCGGCGTGATCGAAGACCACCCGCTCTACCGCGACGCCGTCGCCCGCGTGCTCACGGAGGCCCCGGACATCGAGCTCGGCGCCGTCGCCGACTCCGTTGCCCGCTTCGCCGTGCAAGAGCAGCCCGCCGGCAGCGTGGTCGTCCTCGACCTCAAACTCCGCGGCGTCCAGGACGCGGCCGCCGTCCTCGAGGTCGGCCACATGGGCCACAAGGTCCTCGTCGTCTCCGCCCACGCCGAACAACCCGAAGTCCTCGGCGCCATGCAAGCCGGCGCCAAGGGCTTCCTCTCCAAGGACGTCGACGGCGACGAACTCCTGCGCGCCATCCGCACCATCGCCCAGGACAACGCCTACGTCTCACCCACCCTGGCCGGCATGATCATCCAGGACAGCGAAGACCGCCACGCGGGCCCCAAGATCGTCCTGTCGGAACGCGAAAAGCAGGTGCTCCGCCTCGTCGCCGCCGGCGAACGCGACGTCGACGTAGCCGAGATCCTCAACATCAGCGTCCGCACCGTCCGCTCCTACCTGGACCGCATCCGCGACAAAACGGGCGAACGCCGCCGCGCCGGCTTCGTCCGCGTAGCCATCCGCGAAGGCCTACTCCGCTAG